A stretch of DNA from Dehalococcoidia bacterium:
GGTGGCGCAGAAGCAGGAGCGGGTGCTGGCCGCCGTGCGCCGCCTGCCGCACGGATCGGTCGTCTGGCTGGAGGACTCGATCCACGACGTGCCGCTGCAGCGCCCGGAACTGGTGGCGCGCGCGATCGTCGCCTTTCTCGACGGCCTGCCCGCTGCCGGAGCCGCGCGGTGAAGCTGGCGATCCGCTGCCACCAGGGCGGCTGGAGCTGGCCGCAGGTGCAGGCGGTCTGGCGCGAGGCCGACGCGCTCGGCTACGACGGCGCCACGCTCTACGATCTGCTCGGACCCGGCGTCGAGTGCTGGACGGCGCTGACGGCGCTGCTCGCCACCTGCCCGCGGCTCACCGGCATTCCCCTGGTGCTGGCGAATCCCTACCGCCCGCCGGCCCTGATGGCGAAGATGGCGGCCACGCTCGACCGCGTGACGGGCGGGCGGCTGATCCTCGGCCTCGGCAGCGGCGGCAGCGAGGCCGACGCCCGCGCGCACGGCCTCGACTGGCGCGGCGCCCGCGCTCGCGCCGCCGCGCTTGCCGAGGCGGTGCAGGCGATGCGCGCCCTCTGGGCCGGCGGCAAGACGTTTGCAGGCGCCGGCCTGCGCCTCTCGGCGGGCAGCGAGCCGGCGCCGTTCACGCCGGGCGGGCCGCCGGTGCTGATCGGCGGGCGCGGCAGGCGCCATTTGCTGCGCGTTGTCGGCCGCGTCGCCGACTCCTGCAACATCGGCTTCGACCTCGCGCCTGAAGGCTACGCGCCCTACCGCGCCCTGCTTGCGGACTACTGCCGCGAAGCGGGCCGCGACCCGTCGGCGCTGCGCTTCACGCACAACGCCACGGTGCTGATCGCGGAGAACGGCGCCGCCTACGAGCAGGCGCTCGCGCGTTGGTCGGCCGACCGTGACCTGACCGTCGCTCAAGGTCGCGCCAGGCTCGCCTCGGCGCTGGCCGGCCCTCCGGACGCGATCGCGGAACGGCTGGAGGCGTATCGCCGCGCGGGCTTCGCCTGGACGTTCCTCGTCTTCCAGGACCTGCCGCGGCTGGAAATGACCCGGCTGTTCGCGCAGACCGTATTGCCCTTGCTCGCTCAGGACACGGCCAGCTCGTAGAAGGCGACGCTGCCGGCACTTCGCGAGGGACATGGCCGCCGCCCTGCCCTGCATCGTCCGCTTCCTGCCCGCCCACAACCTCGAAAGCCTCGTCCGCCTGGCCCGCACGCTGATCTACCTGGCGCGGAAGTAGCCACAATATGCAGATATGACTCATCGGTTCTTTGACTGTATATCAAAGCCGATCGCTTCGAGGAGGCCGA
This window harbors:
- a CDS encoding LLM class flavin-dependent oxidoreductase, producing MKLAIRCHQGGWSWPQVQAVWREADALGYDGATLYDLLGPGVECWTALTALLATCPRLTGIPLVLANPYRPPALMAKMAATLDRVTGGRLILGLGSGGSEADARAHGLDWRGARARAAALAEAVQAMRALWAGGKTFAGAGLRLSAGSEPAPFTPGGPPVLIGGRGRRHLLRVVGRVADSCNIGFDLAPEGYAPYRALLADYCREAGRDPSALRFTHNATVLIAENGAAYEQALARWSADRDLTVAQGRARLASALAGPPDAIAERLEAYRRAGFAWTFLVFQDLPRLEMTRLFAQTVLPLLAQDTASS